tgtgtaaagtgccttgcccaaggactcggatagagcgggatttgaaACCCCAACCCATCGATTATCAGCTGACCCACGTATGTGCCTCTTCTGTGCATGCAGGTCACTTCAGGGTTGCATTCTGTTCCTACTCTAAACTGATTGAAGacgcatttaatatgtaatatgagcAATAACACAAAGAATTGTGCATTACGACCTGGAATGTGAACGTAgtctaagttgcattttagtcaaaagactgacTTAAACTGAATCAAAATGTGCTGTCAAATGCATGCATTTTTCTGATATGCTATTTTAAATGATGTAATCTATGTGTAAGTAAtcactgaaatgtattttcaggGAACAAGTTTTCCTTCTGCCACGCCCGCCTGCTGGTCGCTGGCGTTTGGTGCTACGCTGGTGTGTTTGCAGTGGGTCCGCTGTCAGGCTGGGGGGAATATGGAGCTGAACCCTATGGGACAGCCTGCTGTATCAACTGGGATGCACCCAGTCAGAATTCTGCAGCAATGAGCTACATCATatgcctcttcttcttctgctacaTCTTACCCTGCACCGTCATCTTCCTCTCGTACACATTTATCCTGCTGACTGTCCGCGGCTCGCGTCAGGCTGTTCAGCAGCACATGTCTCCACAGAATAAGATCACCAATGCACATACGCTTATTGTGAAGGTAAATCATGGCTGTGCGCTGTTTGCATGATCcgttaaatatatataacaacaaatgtgtttaatgtattaccaaagaactaaatatgtgcactttttattaaaaaaacattaaaagtactttttaaaatgattttatatcTTCTGACAAACTATGGAGAGCAGCTATTTTGGACAGTTATGACGTGCTTTTGTTCATCTGCATGGACTGTTGCATTAAAGGAATTGTGGGAGGTAGGGGTGAAACAGGTCTGTTGACATTGTAGGAAGTGTAATTTTATCTGTTGGCTCTTGGAATGAAGTGTTAGAAGTGCACAAATATGGCTAGCAACTGCAAGgaaatcagaaatactttaataatcccaggggaaaattatttaaagctgcgtgaaaggatatctgttcaTGGACGGGAGGATGTGCCAGGGATCAGCATCAAATAGGTCCCCCCTGATAGGTCCTCCCGATAGCtcatcatttagccacaaggGAGTAAGAGGGAACAATCTGTTGGGGATGCAGTTAGTGCCATGACAGCACCCATAGTATCCCCTGTAAACAGAAATGTAGTAGTGCTCTGAATAAGTATGTGTAAGAGCTGCATCAAGACTTTCTGTGAAGAATAATCTGTCAGACCGCGTCAGGTTTCATACGTAACTTTTGCtttgtgcccattagcttagcccacagatccctCTCACAGCAGCTCGGCTTGAAGCGGTCCTCGCATATCAATTAATTTTGTCTTAACTGAAACGTTTTGAGTGTGTATCCCATACCGATATTTAGGAGCCAACATCTGGCTAACTTATTGTCACTATTTGACTTAGAGACGcaaaataagtgtttttctcttgttatagcgaccattggctttacacgccgccattgttcagaaactgtagatCAGTGGAACACTgctgcctagcaacagctaacagcaATCAATTAacgaatatattttttttaaaaaaaaaggtgcacatattttgtttattagtaatatattaaacacatttgttatatacattttcactacagatACCCTTTAATGTTTATATGACAGCTCGTCtttgttgtgggtttttttcagCTTTCTGTGGCAGTTTGCTTCGGCTTCCTGACAGCATGGAGTCCATATGCTGTTATTTCGATGTGGGCGGCATTTGGGAACCCAGCATCTGTGCCACCAATGGCATTTGCTCTTGCTGCAATCTTCGCCAAGTCCTCCACCCTTTACAACCCCATTGTGTATTTGGTTTTCAAGCCAAACTTCCGAAAGTTCCTGTGTCGAGACGTGGCCCTTTGCAGGAGGACACTGTGTGAATGTGTCTGCCAGTCCAGCTCTACACAAAAGAGTATATGTGGACAATCGCATCACAAAGAGGAGTGCAACTCGACAAGGTTGTCTAATGGGCTACCTGACAACCACAGGACCTGCAGGCACTGTCCTCGGCCTGAAACAGCAGCTGGTACCCAAGCAACCTTCACGGAGCACAGCCCGCGGCAGACAGTCAGGATACTGCAGGGTACGCAACACAGCGAGGTGGCCGTCAGTCAGCTATCCAACGAAATGCAGAGTGACTTTCTCTAGAGAAATATCAGTTTGAAGGAAATGAGAACAAAATGGTTCTGCAGGACAAAGTTGTTTAACTACCTTTTGAAACAACAAATAGTCAAGAATGGAAGGAAAACTTTTCACAAGCCTCAAATATGTTATACTgccaaaacaaaaagtattaTGAAGTCAACGTCACAACAGGACAATATGCAAGAACAGTCCAGAGATGTCCACAGAGCTTTCCTTGTGTTTATTCAGGTCAAATGAAAGCGCGTCAGAAACTATCCGTTCACGGTCAGTGATCAACATCAAGACTGAGCAGTCAAAATGCAAATACAAAACCTCATGCTGTATTATGGAGGAAATGTACTGATCTTTCAAATACCTTAAACtactttttatgtgtttatgtaaTGTGTGATGTGTCTAAAGTGATACATACAATTTATGCATGCCTCAGAATGAAGGACATCCTTCCACACACCTGAAGGAGAAAGCTGAGGAAATATTGGTTTTGATAGCTTCCTATCctcttaaaaacaatgtttcttttttttttttaaattttgcttTGCTTTTGTTCACTTTGCAGAGATGAGATGTCAATTTGGATGTTGTCTATTTTGTCTTTTAACCAGGCCCGGACTCATCTGCAGAGGTTTTGCTAGAGCAATTTGAATGAAACAAAATGCAGCACTATAAGTCCATTAGTCCCTGTGGGAGGGTATTTAATGCTAAGATGTTTTTAGATGGGTTCTTTCTCAGTGACAGTGTGAAAGAGTCTACTTTTGAAATGGGTAGAGAACCTTTATTAAatactttacaaaaaaatacttttaaattgtaaattagtggctaaaactttaaacaaaaacCACTATTGAAAACATTGtaattaacaaaataataaatttaacaaaacaaaaactcctTGGCTTTTGAGGGTCTAACATAGCATCTGccttgtattaaaaaaaaaaaccttaatatTTTCTGGCTTGTTTTATCTCCTTTAGAGTTGAATCCTGTAATATATACAAACATagctgtaaataaaaaatacttaaagAACAACGAGTGAACAAATTAGGTTGTTTAATCATTCATTATATGTGAGAACAATTCCCTAGTGTGAGTGTGTGGCTCCAGGACAGACATAATTTAACCTtaaatatctaaaaataaaaaatgaaaaaaaatatgtaaattaaataaaaataattgcttTGAATGAACCTTTTTACCGTGTTCCTCCTCTTACTTCAGGaaactataaaacaaaaatattaatgtgCCTATACATGATAATAAACCACTTGCCTTTTATGTACCTCCTGCCTGCGTAACACAAGAGACGTTCGGCTTTGCATCAGCATTATTTTCATAGAAATGCCCAGTGAGCACAAGTCGGCTCAACTGCAGCGTTTGCTCAACAAGCAGCTTTGAACCCCCACCACCCCCCGTCCTCTTAACCATAGGTCATCAAATAGTACAAAAAGAGCgatcttgaaaaaaaatcaaacagatCTGCTGCAGTGTAAGCTGCTGACTTTTGTATCCTCATCTTTTTAATTTGGTGAAAAGGGAAATCCCCATTTAAGCACTTTACACAGAATTCATAAAAatccaaaagtttttttttttaccttcatgttttatatgttataaaacGTCACTTTAAGCAGTTCGGAACTACAAAGCTAGCACAAATACAATGCTGCTTGCTATTAGTTATTGCTCCTATCGCGATGGGGGAAGcttaaagagatcctccactgtttttacaaatgtggccaaaaaccTTGGAAATGatcttattagaagatctgtctaacaaaatgcattgttGGATTTGCCTGTAAAAGTCCCATTGTGGGAGTGCATTAGTCCGTGATTTATGTTGCATTTGATTGCACTCGGAATCCGGATAAGTTTGACAGAACGAATCGGAAAAGTGCAATGAAACGGCCCTTGAGCTCGGGACTCCAACTCGTGAACTTGGGCAGGATTCACACACCTTAAGTTGGTCAGAATGACGTTTTAGCAAAATGGTGGTGCCCAACGTTACACGTTAAtagtcactttctcctcaatTTTCACTTTTATGTGACGTCTAATTTGGCACTTGTGTTGCTAAAAGTGAAGAATAACTAGTGGTATTTCAATCCCAACTTTGTTCATTTGAACGCTGCTTGCATACGTAATGATACCCGTATAGTTCAATGCACTCtctacagtctatggttcaATGAATCATGCAGGATTCCCCCTGCTGGTGCTTTCAAATCTTACTGAAAGTGTATAACTTTTCTTTCTCTCACGTTTTCCAAGCTTACTGAATAAAACGCATTTACCTTGGAGGTTGAAATTGACCTGGATCTTTCCGGTTTTCCAGTGCAATCAAATGCAGCATTACTCctaacttcagccatcagagcatcagcttcgcactgtttaagggagagtataGGTCCTTtcggagagctcttcttctctgcttcattgtctactaccaaaccgcagagtgGAAAATTTCGCAACCTGCGGAGACAGattatttttcaggtcacagctatttttatcctctttccgtAAACAAAAGCGGTTACATTaaaatctttaacttttcctgattatttagagcaaacaaaagcagaacaaattttgacctaaaaagcaggctgaatgctttaatagaaaacaatgggatttttaaattttcccaTTGTGAAAAGTTAATAAAAGGAATATGGTgccaaataattcattttgttAGACAGATCTTCTAATACAGACAATTCAAAGAAtgtaggccacatttgtaaaaacagaggTGGATCCCTTTAATGACAAGTTAACACCTGTAGTGAAAGCCCCTTCATCCTTTCTCCTGAGTTTTAGCCCCAATGGTCAATGCTTGTTTGCTCAGGGCTTACATCACTGTTAAATGCAGATTCAGGTTGCTCCTATTGACATTATTGTTGTGGGCAGAAAAGAGGCTTTTTTTCACGAGGCTATAGCACCGAAGCAAGGACTAAACACATGATGCAATAGAAGAATACACtgaattaaagagtaactaaaccccaggtTTTGGCTGACATTTCACTCGGGggtaattttttaaaagaaagccttgattatgggcggggttCCTTGAgaagttaagacacgcccagtctttACTATagaatctccaaagaacaatctatgctatgccaACTATACCCACTCTATCTCTCTCTATTCACAACCCCTTCAATTcaacctactcgccacagattggCTCCAGGtggtagtttttatagaagggggcggagccaacactGCCTGCTGGTGATGCAAGAAGCCAAAACgtcaaaccaccattctcagccaatagtaaaatTTGATTGGAATAGCCAGGtgtc
This portion of the Gouania willdenowi chromosome 7, fGouWil2.1, whole genome shotgun sequence genome encodes:
- the opn7b gene encoding opsin 7, group member b, translated to MGNASETFLLLSRISKNNDFLMGTIYTIFGVLSVCGNGILLVVAYRKKSSLKPAEFFVVNLAISDLGMTITLFPLAIPSAYAHMWLFNKMTCIVYAFCGILFGLCSLTNLTVLSCVCWLKVCSPNYGNKFSFCHARLLVAGVWCYAGVFAVGPLSGWGEYGAEPYGTACCINWDAPSQNSAAMSYIICLFFFCYILPCTVIFLSYTFILLTVRGSRQAVQQHMSPQNKITNAHTLIVKLSVAVCFGFLTAWSPYAVISMWAAFGNPASVPPMAFALAAIFAKSSTLYNPIVYLVFKPNFRKFLCRDVALCRRTLCECVCQSSSTQKSICGQSHHKEECNSTRLSNGLPDNHRTCRHCPRPETAAGTQATFTEHSPRQTVRILQGTQHSEVAVSQLSNEMQSDFL